GATGTTATTATCGAACAAGCAAAGCTCGTCAAAAAATCAGGAATAAAGCTTTCCTGCTCATCGATGTTTTGTTTACCCGGTGAAACGCCTGAGCAGATGTATGAAACATTCAATATGATAAAAGAGATAGACAGCGACTATGCTTATGCCACGATTTATTATCCTTTCTATGGGACTGAGCTTTTCGATTATGCTTATGAAAATGGGTATCTTGATGAAGAGACTGTTGCATTAATCAAAGATGGCGGTGGCTCTTTATATGGCGAACCTCTTATTAAGAGCAAATACAAGGATACAGCATTGCTATTGAAAAATGTCCTTCCTGCTTATATGAGATTTAAAAAATTAAGATCTATTTTTGATTATATTTTAAAGATGAAATCCTGCACCGCTGGAAAAATTGTCAATTTGTTTTTAACTCCCTTTTCCTATGGGACTCTTGGCAAACTAAAGCGAAGAGAAATGTTGAGAGTTTTTTTCAGATTTCTATCCTATTGGCTTCGTCTGACGCCTATAAAAAAAATAGCAGGAGGCAAAGACTGATAGATGAGAGTCCTTTTTTTTGCTGTAGGACAGGAGCTTCTTGGCATTGAATATCTTTCATCAGCGCTAAAAAAGGATGGCCATGAAGTTGAGTTAGCTTTTGACCCGGGCCTCGATAACTTTCTTGGTTTTATCGATGTTGGTGTATTGAAAAAACTCAGCGGTGATAAATGGTATCTTGAGAAGATAAAATCTTTCAAACCGGATTTGATAGGTTTTAGCTGCCTTACGAATCTCTATTCCTTTGCCTGCGAGAAAGCGAGGAAAATAAAAGAACATTTCGATATTCCTATTGTAATTGGTGGTATTCATCCAACTATCCTACCTGATTATGTAATGGAAAATGGAAATTTTGATATCCTCTGTATCGGTGAAGCAGATGAGGCATTTCCTGAACTTTTAAGAAAAATGCAAAAAGAAGAAGGTTACTATGATACCAAAAACTTTTGGTTTAGAAAAAATGGGACAATAATTAAAAATGATGTACGTCCCCTCATACAAGACTTGGATTCACTTCCTTTTGCAGATAGAGAGCTTTTCTACAAGTATGGATGTTTTACGGGCACATTGTACTTTATTTCAGGTAGAGGTTGTCCTTTTTCCTGCAGCTATTGCTGTCACCACTTTCTGCAGAAAAAATACAAGGGGCTCGGCAAGTATGTGCGAAAAAGAAGTGTAGATAATATTTTGAGTGAAATAAAACCCTGCCTTGAAAAGTATAAAGTGAAATCACTCTATTCAATGGATGACCTTTTTACGATCAATACCGAATGGATCAAGGAATTTAGTGAAAAATATCGAAAAATATCGGATTTGCCTATCTATTGCCATGTAAGGCCGGGCACTCTCAATCGGGAGATTGCTAAGGCACTAGCTGATGCAAACTGCACATCTGTATTTTACGGCATTGATTCAGGAAGCACATACATTCGAAATAATATTATGAACAGAAAAATAAAAGATGAAGACATTATCTCTAATGCCAAGCTTTTGAAAGAATATGGAATCAAAATTACTACATCTGCAATCTTTTGCCTTCCTGATGAGACAGAAGAGCAGATGTTTGAAACTGTAGAAATAATGAAGAAGATTAAAGCAGACTACCTTTATACATATATCTATTACCCTTTTCCTAATACAGAATCTTTCAACTATTGTGTAGAAAAGGGACTGCTTGACGAAGAAACTTTGGAAAAGGTTAAGAATGGAGAAGGTTCTTTTCACAAGAAGCCGCTCATCAAATCAAAGTATGCAGACCTTGCTCAGGTTCTTAAAAGTATAGCACCTCTATATGTTAAATTTCCCTTTCTTGCTCCCTTAGTTAAATTTCTAATACGCAAGCGGCTTATTAAATTGAGCGAAATCGTCTTTTTTCTGACAGCGCCTTTTACATATGCGCACTTTGGAAGAGAGAAGATGAAGGAGTTTATTTCTCTTTTCAGAATGGCTCTAATTTCAAAATTTAAAAGAAGAATAGTATAAAATGAAGGAAGAAGAATTATCCTTTGCCAACAGGTTGAAAGTTAATTTTATCAAACCCTATTTAAGAAAAGAGGACCGCATTATAGATTTGGGGTGCGGTTCAATGTGGCTTACAAAGTATTTGCGGTCGCAGGGGTTCAACTGTACCGCATTTGACAGCACGCCGCCTGCTGATATAGTGGGCGATATCAAGCATTACCCATTCAAGGAATCTTCATATGATACGGCTATTGCCTTTGAGATGATAGAGCATGTTGACTGTATAGACGAAATCAAACATATTCTCAAACCCGGTGGCCTATTATTAGTTACAA
This genomic stretch from Candidatus Schekmanbacteria bacterium harbors:
- a CDS encoding radical SAM protein: MRVLFFAVGQELLGIEYLSSALKKDGHEVELAFDPGLDNFLGFIDVGVLKKLSGDKWYLEKIKSFKPDLIGFSCLTNLYSFACEKARKIKEHFDIPIVIGGIHPTILPDYVMENGNFDILCIGEADEAFPELLRKMQKEEGYYDTKNFWFRKNGTIIKNDVRPLIQDLDSLPFADRELFYKYGCFTGTLYFISGRGCPFSCSYCCHHFLQKKYKGLGKYVRKRSVDNILSEIKPCLEKYKVKSLYSMDDLFTINTEWIKEFSEKYRKISDLPIYCHVRPGTLNREIAKALADANCTSVFYGIDSGSTYIRNNIMNRKIKDEDIISNAKLLKEYGIKITTSAIFCLPDETEEQMFETVEIMKKIKADYLYTYIYYPFPNTESFNYCVEKGLLDEETLEKVKNGEGSFHKKPLIKSKYADLAQVLKSIAPLYVKFPFLAPLVKFLIRKRLIKLSEIVFFLTAPFTYAHFGREKMKEFISLFRMALISKFKRRIV
- a CDS encoding class I SAM-dependent methyltransferase, encoding MKEEELSFANRLKVNFIKPYLRKEDRIIDLGCGSMWLTKYLRSQGFNCTAFDSTPPADIVGDIKHYPFKESSYDTAIAFEMIEHVDCIDEIKHILKPGGLLLVTTPVPHFDFVCKILECLSISQKRTSPHSNLLYLEDIPMKLVEKKVLFGLCQCGALRNEEKV